In Nocardioides sp. W7, the genomic stretch GGATCCCGGGGGGATCACCGGCTCGTCGGCCCCCGGATGGGTGTCGGGAAGCTGGCTGGTGGTGGTCATGGGCTCTGCTCCTGCTCCGTGCGAGGTCGGCGGGTCGGTCAGTGCGAGATCAGCGACCGCAACATGGAGGTCAGCTCCACGTAGCGAGGGTGCGAGCGGGTCTCCTCGCCGCGCGGACGCGGGAGCTCGACCTGGACGTCGCTGATGATGCGGCCGGGCCGCGGCGACATGGTGAGGACGCGGTCGGAGAGGTAGACGGCCTCCCCGATGTCGTGGGTGATGAACACGACGGTCGCCCCGGTGTGCTCCCAGATCCGCAGCAGCTCGTCGTTCATCACCTCGCGGGTGAGGGCGTCGAGGGCGCCGAACGGCTCGTCCATCAAGATGATCGGCGGCGAGTTGATCAGCGAGCGCGCGATCGCGACCCGCTGCTGCATGCCTCCGGAGAGCTCGGTCGGGTACTTCTTGCCGAACCCGTCGAGGCGGACCATCTCCAGGAGGTCGGCGCAGCGCTGCGTGATCTCGGCCTTGCTGCGGACGCGGTTCAGCAGCGCCGGCATCTGGACGTTCTGCTCGACCGTGTACCAGGGCAGCAGCACCGCCTGCTGGAACGCGATCCCGATCTTGGGGCTGGGACCGTCGACGACGTCCTGACCGATGCGCACCTGGCCGCTGGTCGTCGTGGTCAGGCCGGCGACGATGCGCATCAGGGTGGACTTGCCGCAGCCGCTGGGGCCGAGCACCGAG encodes the following:
- a CDS encoding ABC transporter ATP-binding protein encodes the protein MTAAPVAELPGLPGVAHGESITIDGAAKFFRTRDGQGIHALAPTDLEIEAGSFVSVLGPSGCGKSTLMRIVAGLTTTTSGQVRIGQDVVDGPSPKIGIAFQQAVLLPWYTVEQNVQMPALLNRVRSKAEITQRCADLLEMVRLDGFGKKYPTELSGGMQQRVAIARSLINSPPIILMDEPFGALDALTREVMNDELLRIWEHTGATVVFITHDIGEAVYLSDRVLTMSPRPGRIISDVQVELPRPRGEETRSHPRYVELTSMLRSLISH